From the Desulfosoma sp. genome, one window contains:
- a CDS encoding succinate dehydrogenase iron-sulfur subunit, whose amino-acid sequence MELTFRIFRFDPAVDREARYQTYRVKADPTERILDCLNRIKWEQDGSLSFRMSCGHGVCGSDAVRINGRCALACQKLVKDLAEADEVLVEPLPSFRVLKDLVVDLEPFFEKVRWVQPYLFSGSNVPEKERLQAPEERKKLDHVIRCILCACCVASCPVTAENDQFLGPAPLVWAFRYIFDSRDENKEQRLRALDTNDGAWGCRNHFECTRVCPKEIPVTKSINFIKREIEKVLR is encoded by the coding sequence ATGGAATTGACTTTTAGAATTTTTCGGTTTGATCCTGCCGTGGATCGAGAGGCTCGCTACCAGACCTATCGCGTGAAGGCGGATCCTACGGAACGGATCCTGGATTGCCTGAACCGCATCAAATGGGAACAGGATGGAAGCCTGAGTTTTCGCATGTCGTGCGGGCATGGCGTGTGTGGATCGGATGCCGTGCGAATCAATGGACGATGTGCCTTGGCGTGCCAAAAACTGGTCAAGGATCTGGCCGAAGCCGACGAGGTGCTCGTGGAGCCTCTGCCGTCTTTTCGGGTACTCAAGGACTTGGTGGTGGATTTGGAACCTTTTTTTGAAAAAGTCCGTTGGGTGCAGCCTTATCTTTTCAGCGGTTCCAACGTTCCGGAAAAGGAAAGGTTGCAGGCGCCGGAAGAAAGAAAGAAACTGGACCATGTGATTCGTTGCATTCTGTGTGCCTGTTGCGTGGCTTCATGCCCTGTGACGGCGGAAAACGACCAATTCCTTGGGCCGGCTCCCCTGGTGTGGGCGTTTCGTTACATTTTCGACAGTCGAGACGAGAACAAGGAGCAGCGCCTGCGAGCTCTGGACACCAATGACGGAGCTTGGGGGTGCCGAAATCATTTTGAATGCACAAGGGTATGTCCTAAAGAGATTCCAG